A region from the Benincasa hispida cultivar B227 chromosome 12, ASM972705v1, whole genome shotgun sequence genome encodes:
- the LOC120068078 gene encoding protein arginine N-methyltransferase 7 isoform X3 → MMAARAMDSVMGDSKGMVTACESYLPMVKLMRKVLRLNGMERKVKIINKRSDELQFGADITSRADALVSEILDSELLGEGLIPTLQHAYDKLLVENPLTVPYRATIYGQLVESTYLWKLHDLCNNEANACDSIHLAPVGMDPIVCIKPQQYAMHCDAIANEIKLLSEPFRVFEFDFWKRPESHAENELRIKATDSGRVHAIVSWWMLQLDREGTVFYSTAPKWISPPFNVGAGDWCDHWKQCVWFIPGNGVSISKEEEVHLYASHNDTTFSYHLKAQIPGGEVLQHGVDAESFKLILSPERIAVYGDREWRTAMLTAITNVLQGRASSACMIADDSVFLTLMVACFLKTTLVLSLFPGIREKGAKYLQAVSHANGICTDSIKVIEKRKSWLTVHDTFEKKVDLLISEPFYYGNDNALPWHNLRFWKDRTMLDPVLSDDVLIMPSKGILRACLMSLPDLWSSRRRLGTIEGFDHSVTNGTLGACGPEGQEGPCLAFYIWQCGEYEELSGIFTLMEFDFSKPISPCSGKSQVKVSKAGICHGIVLWIDWVIDSKNSIVISTGPDKRYWKQGVKLLAKPVAIGTRASGEDTESCSAAIEASFDPSTGELDIRHSFL, encoded by the exons ATGATGGCTGCACGAGCAATGGACTCGGTCATGGGTGATTCCAAGGGAATGGTTACGGCTTGTGAATCTTATCTTCCAATGGTGAAATTGATGAGGAAAGTCTTGCGTCTTAATGGGATGGAAAGGAAAGTAAAAATTATTAACAAACGCTCTGATGAACTTCAGTTTGGTGCTGATATTACTTCTCGAGCTGATGCCCTT GTTAGTGAGATTTTGGACTCAGAACTGTTAGGTGAGGGGCTTATACCGACCTTACAACATGCATATGACAAGcttttagtggaaaatccaCTGACTGTGCCATACAGAGCAACCATATACGGCCAG CTGGTTGAGAGCACATACTTGTGGAAGCTTCATGATTTATGTAACAACGAAGCAAATGCATGTGATAGCATCCATCTTGCTCCAGTAGGGATGGATCCTATTGTATGTATCAAGCCACAGCAATATGCAATGCATTGTGATGCGATTGCCAATGAAATAAAGCTG CTCTCAGAACCCTTCAgagtttttgaatttgatttttggaaacGTCCAGAGAGTCATGCTGAAAATGAGTTGCGCATCAAGGCAACTGACAGTGGTAGAGTTCATGCTATAGTGTCATG GTGGATGCTGCAGCTCGATCGTGAAGGAACAGTCTTTTATTCCACTGCCCCAAAGTGGATAAGTCCACCTTTCAATGTAG GAGCTGGTGACTGGTGTGACCATTGGAAACAGTGTGTTTGGTTTATCCCAGGCAACGGTGTGTCGATATCCAAGGAAGAAGAAGTTCATTTATATGCTTCTCATAATGATACTACATTCTCATATCATCTGAAGGCTCAAATTCCTGGAGGTGAGGTTTTGCAGCATGGCGTTGATGCTGAGAGTTTTAAACTCATATTGTCACCAGAAAGAATTGCGGTTTATGGAGATAGAGAATGGAGGACTGCAATGTTAACGGCAATAACAAATGTG TTGCAGGGAAGAGCTTCCTCTGCATGCATGATTGCAGATGATAGTGTTTTCTTAACACTTATGGTTGCTTGCTTTTTGAAAACAACGCTTGTTTTGTCATTGTTTCCTGGGATTCGAGAAAAGGGTGCCAAGTATTTGCAGGCTGTTTCTCATGCAAATGGTATCTGTACGGATAGTATAAAAGTTATTGAAAAGAGGAAATCATGGTTGACCGTACATGATACATTTGAGAAAAAG GTTGACTTGCTTATCAGTGAACCATTCTACTACGGAAATGACAATGCACTCCCATGGCACAACCTGCGGTTTTG GAAGGATAGAACGATGCTCGATCCGGTCCTGTCTGATGATGTGCTAATAATGCCTAGTAAAGGCATCTTGAGAGCTTGTTTAATGTCATTGCCT GATCTATGGAGCAGCCGTCGTCGATTGGGAACAATTGAAGGTTTTGATCACTCTGTTACAAATGGCACATTGGGAGCTTGTGGACCTGAAGGACAAGAAGGCCCATGTCTGGCTTTCTACATCTGGCAGTGTGGAGAATATGAG GAACTCAGTGGGATATTTACATTGATGGAGTTTGATTTCTCGAAACCAATAAGCCCTTGTAGCGGGAAAAGCCAG GTTAAGGTATCCAAGGCTGGAATATGTCATGGAATTGTACTGTGGATTGATTGGGTAATAGATTCAAAGAATTCCATTGTCATATCCACAGGCCCAG ATAAAAGATACTGGAAACAAGGAGTTAAGCTTCTTGCCAAACCCGTGGCAATTGGAACTCGAGCTTCGGGTGAGGACACCGAATCCTGCTCTGCTGCCATCGAAGCATCCTTTGATCCATCAACGGGTGAACTCGACATACGACATTCTTTTTTGTAA
- the LOC120068078 gene encoding protein arginine N-methyltransferase 1.6 isoform X1, translated as MATSLVPRSLFRILHLVTTSPFTLAAQSFNPFKFCAARAMSSESTQCLFQLKFDPLTGNSEWVVIEEEVEGVSENSQKPLLATTSYLDMLNDSTRNRAFREAIDKTISKPCRVLDIGAGTGLLSMMAARAMDSVMGDSKGMVTACESYLPMVKLMRKVLRLNGMERKVKIINKRSDELQFGADITSRADALVSEILDSELLGEGLIPTLQHAYDKLLVENPLTVPYRATIYGQLVESTYLWKLHDLCNNEANACDSIHLAPVGMDPIVCIKPQQYAMHCDAIANEIKLLSEPFRVFEFDFWKRPESHAENELRIKATDSGRVHAIVSWWMLQLDREGTVFYSTAPKWISPPFNVGAGDWCDHWKQCVWFIPGNGVSISKEEEVHLYASHNDTTFSYHLKAQIPGGEVLQHGVDAESFKLILSPERIAVYGDREWRTAMLTAITNVLQGRASSACMIADDSVFLTLMVACFLKTTLVLSLFPGIREKGAKYLQAVSHANGICTDSIKVIEKRKSWLTVHDTFEKKVDLLISEPFYYGNDNALPWHNLRFWKDRTMLDPVLSDDVLIMPSKGILRACLMSLPDLWSSRRRLGTIEGFDHSVTNGTLGACGPEGQEGPCLAFYIWQCGEYEELSGIFTLMEFDFSKPISPCSGKSQVKVSKAGICHGIVLWIDWVIDSKNSIVISTGPDKRYWKQGVKLLAKPVAIGTRASGEDTESCSAAIEASFDPSTGELDIRHSFL; from the exons ATGGCTACTTCTCTAGTGCCCAGATCCTTGTTTCGCATTCTTCATCTTGTTACCACAAGCCCCTTTACTTTGGCCGCTCAATCGTTCAATCCCTTCAAGTTCTGTGCAGCTCGAGCTATGAGTTCTGAGTCAACTCAGTGCCTTTTTCAGTTGAAGTTTGATCCACTTACCGGCAACTCGGAGTGGGTAGTCATCGAAGAAGAGGTTGAAGGAGTTTCAGAGAATTCCCAGAAACCCCTTTTGGCCACAACTTCATATTTGGATATGCTCAATGATTCCACTAGAAACAGAGCGTTTCGCGAAGCCATTGACAAGACTATATCAAAGCCTTGCCGTGTTCTTGATATTGG TGCTGGAACTGGTTTGTTATCAATGATGGCTGCACGAGCAATGGACTCGGTCATGGGTGATTCCAAGGGAATGGTTACGGCTTGTGAATCTTATCTTCCAATGGTGAAATTGATGAGGAAAGTCTTGCGTCTTAATGGGATGGAAAGGAAAGTAAAAATTATTAACAAACGCTCTGATGAACTTCAGTTTGGTGCTGATATTACTTCTCGAGCTGATGCCCTT GTTAGTGAGATTTTGGACTCAGAACTGTTAGGTGAGGGGCTTATACCGACCTTACAACATGCATATGACAAGcttttagtggaaaatccaCTGACTGTGCCATACAGAGCAACCATATACGGCCAG CTGGTTGAGAGCACATACTTGTGGAAGCTTCATGATTTATGTAACAACGAAGCAAATGCATGTGATAGCATCCATCTTGCTCCAGTAGGGATGGATCCTATTGTATGTATCAAGCCACAGCAATATGCAATGCATTGTGATGCGATTGCCAATGAAATAAAGCTG CTCTCAGAACCCTTCAgagtttttgaatttgatttttggaaacGTCCAGAGAGTCATGCTGAAAATGAGTTGCGCATCAAGGCAACTGACAGTGGTAGAGTTCATGCTATAGTGTCATG GTGGATGCTGCAGCTCGATCGTGAAGGAACAGTCTTTTATTCCACTGCCCCAAAGTGGATAAGTCCACCTTTCAATGTAG GAGCTGGTGACTGGTGTGACCATTGGAAACAGTGTGTTTGGTTTATCCCAGGCAACGGTGTGTCGATATCCAAGGAAGAAGAAGTTCATTTATATGCTTCTCATAATGATACTACATTCTCATATCATCTGAAGGCTCAAATTCCTGGAGGTGAGGTTTTGCAGCATGGCGTTGATGCTGAGAGTTTTAAACTCATATTGTCACCAGAAAGAATTGCGGTTTATGGAGATAGAGAATGGAGGACTGCAATGTTAACGGCAATAACAAATGTG TTGCAGGGAAGAGCTTCCTCTGCATGCATGATTGCAGATGATAGTGTTTTCTTAACACTTATGGTTGCTTGCTTTTTGAAAACAACGCTTGTTTTGTCATTGTTTCCTGGGATTCGAGAAAAGGGTGCCAAGTATTTGCAGGCTGTTTCTCATGCAAATGGTATCTGTACGGATAGTATAAAAGTTATTGAAAAGAGGAAATCATGGTTGACCGTACATGATACATTTGAGAAAAAG GTTGACTTGCTTATCAGTGAACCATTCTACTACGGAAATGACAATGCACTCCCATGGCACAACCTGCGGTTTTG GAAGGATAGAACGATGCTCGATCCGGTCCTGTCTGATGATGTGCTAATAATGCCTAGTAAAGGCATCTTGAGAGCTTGTTTAATGTCATTGCCT GATCTATGGAGCAGCCGTCGTCGATTGGGAACAATTGAAGGTTTTGATCACTCTGTTACAAATGGCACATTGGGAGCTTGTGGACCTGAAGGACAAGAAGGCCCATGTCTGGCTTTCTACATCTGGCAGTGTGGAGAATATGAG GAACTCAGTGGGATATTTACATTGATGGAGTTTGATTTCTCGAAACCAATAAGCCCTTGTAGCGGGAAAAGCCAG GTTAAGGTATCCAAGGCTGGAATATGTCATGGAATTGTACTGTGGATTGATTGGGTAATAGATTCAAAGAATTCCATTGTCATATCCACAGGCCCAG ATAAAAGATACTGGAAACAAGGAGTTAAGCTTCTTGCCAAACCCGTGGCAATTGGAACTCGAGCTTCGGGTGAGGACACCGAATCCTGCTCTGCTGCCATCGAAGCATCCTTTGATCCATCAACGGGTGAACTCGACATACGACATTCTTTTTTGTAA
- the LOC120068078 gene encoding protein arginine N-methyltransferase 1.6 isoform X2, protein MATSLVPRSLFRILHLVTTSPFTLAAQSFNPFKFCAARAMSSESTQCLFQLKFDPLTGNSEWVVIEEEVEGVSENSQKPLLATTSYLDMLNDSTRNRAFREAIDKTISKPCRVLDIGAGTGLLSMMAARAMDSVMGDSKGMVTACESYLPMVKLMRKVLRLNGMERKVKIINKRSDELQFGADITSRADALVSEILDSELLGEGLIPTLQHAYDKLLVENPLTVPYRATIYGQLVESTYLWKLHDLCNNEANACDSIHLAPVGMDPIVCIKPQQYAMHCDAIANEIKLLSEPFRVFEFDFWKRPESHAENELRIKATDSGRVHAIVSWWMLQLDREGTVFYSTAPKWISPPFNVGAGDWCDHWKQCVWFIPGNGVSISKEEEVHLYASHNDTTFSYHLKAQIPGGEVLQHGVDAESFKLILSPERIAVYGDREWRTAMLTAITNVGRASSACMIADDSVFLTLMVACFLKTTLVLSLFPGIREKGAKYLQAVSHANGICTDSIKVIEKRKSWLTVHDTFEKKVDLLISEPFYYGNDNALPWHNLRFWKDRTMLDPVLSDDVLIMPSKGILRACLMSLPDLWSSRRRLGTIEGFDHSVTNGTLGACGPEGQEGPCLAFYIWQCGEYEELSGIFTLMEFDFSKPISPCSGKSQVKVSKAGICHGIVLWIDWVIDSKNSIVISTGPDKRYWKQGVKLLAKPVAIGTRASGEDTESCSAAIEASFDPSTGELDIRHSFL, encoded by the exons ATGGCTACTTCTCTAGTGCCCAGATCCTTGTTTCGCATTCTTCATCTTGTTACCACAAGCCCCTTTACTTTGGCCGCTCAATCGTTCAATCCCTTCAAGTTCTGTGCAGCTCGAGCTATGAGTTCTGAGTCAACTCAGTGCCTTTTTCAGTTGAAGTTTGATCCACTTACCGGCAACTCGGAGTGGGTAGTCATCGAAGAAGAGGTTGAAGGAGTTTCAGAGAATTCCCAGAAACCCCTTTTGGCCACAACTTCATATTTGGATATGCTCAATGATTCCACTAGAAACAGAGCGTTTCGCGAAGCCATTGACAAGACTATATCAAAGCCTTGCCGTGTTCTTGATATTGG TGCTGGAACTGGTTTGTTATCAATGATGGCTGCACGAGCAATGGACTCGGTCATGGGTGATTCCAAGGGAATGGTTACGGCTTGTGAATCTTATCTTCCAATGGTGAAATTGATGAGGAAAGTCTTGCGTCTTAATGGGATGGAAAGGAAAGTAAAAATTATTAACAAACGCTCTGATGAACTTCAGTTTGGTGCTGATATTACTTCTCGAGCTGATGCCCTT GTTAGTGAGATTTTGGACTCAGAACTGTTAGGTGAGGGGCTTATACCGACCTTACAACATGCATATGACAAGcttttagtggaaaatccaCTGACTGTGCCATACAGAGCAACCATATACGGCCAG CTGGTTGAGAGCACATACTTGTGGAAGCTTCATGATTTATGTAACAACGAAGCAAATGCATGTGATAGCATCCATCTTGCTCCAGTAGGGATGGATCCTATTGTATGTATCAAGCCACAGCAATATGCAATGCATTGTGATGCGATTGCCAATGAAATAAAGCTG CTCTCAGAACCCTTCAgagtttttgaatttgatttttggaaacGTCCAGAGAGTCATGCTGAAAATGAGTTGCGCATCAAGGCAACTGACAGTGGTAGAGTTCATGCTATAGTGTCATG GTGGATGCTGCAGCTCGATCGTGAAGGAACAGTCTTTTATTCCACTGCCCCAAAGTGGATAAGTCCACCTTTCAATGTAG GAGCTGGTGACTGGTGTGACCATTGGAAACAGTGTGTTTGGTTTATCCCAGGCAACGGTGTGTCGATATCCAAGGAAGAAGAAGTTCATTTATATGCTTCTCATAATGATACTACATTCTCATATCATCTGAAGGCTCAAATTCCTGGAGGTGAGGTTTTGCAGCATGGCGTTGATGCTGAGAGTTTTAAACTCATATTGTCACCAGAAAGAATTGCGGTTTATGGAGATAGAGAATGGAGGACTGCAATGTTAACGGCAATAACAAATGTG GGAAGAGCTTCCTCTGCATGCATGATTGCAGATGATAGTGTTTTCTTAACACTTATGGTTGCTTGCTTTTTGAAAACAACGCTTGTTTTGTCATTGTTTCCTGGGATTCGAGAAAAGGGTGCCAAGTATTTGCAGGCTGTTTCTCATGCAAATGGTATCTGTACGGATAGTATAAAAGTTATTGAAAAGAGGAAATCATGGTTGACCGTACATGATACATTTGAGAAAAAG GTTGACTTGCTTATCAGTGAACCATTCTACTACGGAAATGACAATGCACTCCCATGGCACAACCTGCGGTTTTG GAAGGATAGAACGATGCTCGATCCGGTCCTGTCTGATGATGTGCTAATAATGCCTAGTAAAGGCATCTTGAGAGCTTGTTTAATGTCATTGCCT GATCTATGGAGCAGCCGTCGTCGATTGGGAACAATTGAAGGTTTTGATCACTCTGTTACAAATGGCACATTGGGAGCTTGTGGACCTGAAGGACAAGAAGGCCCATGTCTGGCTTTCTACATCTGGCAGTGTGGAGAATATGAG GAACTCAGTGGGATATTTACATTGATGGAGTTTGATTTCTCGAAACCAATAAGCCCTTGTAGCGGGAAAAGCCAG GTTAAGGTATCCAAGGCTGGAATATGTCATGGAATTGTACTGTGGATTGATTGGGTAATAGATTCAAAGAATTCCATTGTCATATCCACAGGCCCAG ATAAAAGATACTGGAAACAAGGAGTTAAGCTTCTTGCCAAACCCGTGGCAATTGGAACTCGAGCTTCGGGTGAGGACACCGAATCCTGCTCTGCTGCCATCGAAGCATCCTTTGATCCATCAACGGGTGAACTCGACATACGACATTCTTTTTTGTAA